In Gadus morhua chromosome 2, gadMor3.0, whole genome shotgun sequence, the DNA window TTAGAGGAAATAAGGCCTCATTTCATAGATTAGCATCAGATCGACCACGTTTAGACAGGTGGGCTTTTAGGGTGCAGTCCCATTTTGTACAATACTGCTTTTATTCCGTAAAAGCGTGTCCGTCGGTGCGCACCAACACGTATGGTATAACCGTACGGCCAGCCCATACCTGTCGGAACTGTCCCGAGAAGTTCTTGAACTGGTTGAAGTGGGACTCGTCATTGTGGAGGTAGTTCCTTATGGACTGGATCAGCTCCAGGTTCCTCTGCTGGAAGTTCTCCGGTACCATGTAGCTGTCAAGCAGCTGGGCCggcctgggagggagggagtgagagagtgagattgaaagagtgagcgagtgtgagtgagtgagtgagttctaTTTTTACTACATCTATGTATCCATCAATTACCGTACTATTCAGTGATTTCATCCGGAGTGGCCGGGTCTTACcgatgggggggcgggggggccggctCCACCACGTTGCTGTTGAGGGGGATGCCGGTGAAGCCCGGCGGCGGGGACTTGCTGGGGCCGCCGGCCAGgcccgggggagggagggggggcacgacagaggaggggggggctgcgGCCAGGGGCGCCGTAGCCTTCAGCGGGAAGGAGCTCTTGAACCCTGTCGGTGATGGACGTCAGCACATCAACCAATCAAAAGGCTTTCATTGACAATACGCAGGAACGAGTTGGGGGTGTTTTGTATCCTTAAGCTCGGAATAATTGTGTAGAAGTCCACATTTAACATAGAAAGGGTTAGGGTCCGGGCATGCGCACATTCAGCAAAGCAGTGCATTAAGATATCCGGGGTTTTACAGTCAGACAACCCTTTGTTTGTctgtaatataataaatattttgaaGGAGAGCTATGCAGAGAGAGTCCACGTGCACTCTGTTTTTAGGCTGTTCTATTGCGAATAAACGATCCGATCACAAGCCTAGTATGTACTGACCTGGCGGGGGTTTCCTGGTGACGAGGGCAGGAAAATCTTCCTCGTCTGCCGGAGGCGGTTctgggaaggggtggggggtcaCGGCTGGGGAGGCGCTCGCCTTCTTGGTTGCCGGCGTGAACGCCGTCTCCGCGTACCCGTTGGTCAGTTGGCTCGGGGTTCCCGTCCGCGCTGCGGTGACGGTCGCCGCTGGGGCGGGCGCCGCTTTGTTCTTGCTCTTCTCGGGGACGTTCTCCTTCTGCGCTACCGTCGCCTTGGCCTTCGTCTTCGTCGCTGAAGTGGCCGTCTTGGACGGCGTGGCGGGAAGGTTAGTGTTCTTCTGCTGCGGCTGCGGTTGGGGTTGCTGCTGTTGcgttttcttcttcttgccGGCTTTGGGGGCTGCGAGGCCGGGGATTGCGTCTGAGGAGTCGGTGGCGGGCGGCGCCTGAGGTCTCCCGCCGACACCGGCGCTAATGCTGGtgccaacgccgccgccgccgctaacGCCGCCCCCGCTCTTGACGGTAAGCAGCGAGGATATGTCCAACATGGTGGGCACGGTGCGGAACTCCCGCTGAGTGAGCCCGCCGTCCTCTTCGTCGGAAGAGGAGCGCTGGGGCGCGGCAGCGGGCCGGGCAGTCTCCCCCCCTCGCTTTTTCCTCCGCGAGGACATCGCCACGgacgcagaggaagaggaggaggaggagaggggctggAGCCCGGCGGGGGGAGCAGGCGCAGGGAAGGCTTCTGGAGGTGGGGGGCCGTGATTGGCTCGGGTGGGGGGCACAGGCTTGCCGTGGGACGACCAGGCGGAGGCAGAGCCGCCGCTAGGCTTCTGGAGGCGGAGCTTTGACACCAGGGCGGGAAAATCATCTtcctggaaggaggaggagtttctCGGCGGGGCCGTGTAGGCCGGGGTCATGGGCGACGTTACCGCCGAGGTGGCAGCAGAGAGGCTGGGGAAGTCGTCCTCTTTCAGGGGCCCGCGGGGGGGGCCCGCCGAGAGCCTGGGGAAATCGTCCTGCTTCAGGGTCCCGCGAGGGGGGGCGCCCGAGAGGGTGGGGAAGTCGTCCTCCTTCAGGGGCCCGCGGGGGGCCGTGACAGGGGCTGGCTTGGAGCTACGGGAGGGAGGGGCACACGCAAGCAAAAAGGGACAACATAATGTGCACCATTAGATTGTAGCTCAATTAGTAGTGCAGGTTAATAACaagggttaggggtttgatAGTTAGTTATCATGGCATAAAAGttacaggctgtgtgtgtgtgtgtgtgtgtgtgtgtgtgtgtgtgtgtgtgtgtgtgtgtgtgtgtgtgttagggctgtcaacgaatattcgaagttcgaatattcgttcgaaatgtatccaaaaacgcgaatttgaacgtgaaaattaatattcgaatgtgaaaaaacactcccgcggtacaagcgcctctatctgctttgtgaatgagcctctgtctgttcgcgatgtccctcataatattcgaatgtgaaaaaacactcccgcggtacaagtgtaacagactagtattgtgaagagcgaatgcattttatcccctcggggtttccgtacttggatacaggtattccagctcggctatgccattcaataagcatccgaagtagagctcagggagctagtagtctggctggtgaaagctgctatcacgcaatgttctcggcaaagtccgagacagcttttttttcatgaatccgaacggtgcgtagtgctggccctttcgctggcatggtggaagacgtaggcgacatgcatttttttctttatcgattttaataggccttctcgataaatggtaagcaaagcaaggaacgttaccactagcatactttgtaacattcagaagcgggcgtcttcttcagattactagtttgcgcgcttgcaggtgtggtggtgaaatgcaagcgatacaaagttgtggcttttcatgattaggcccctccacgttactgggctgtttataggatatatatatatcccactaatttgaacgatggttttgtcgcattattgacatattgacggcaactgcgtaaaataggcaaccagatattcgaatagttcgaattcgtgatttctttccaaacgaacattcgaatgtcatttttgagcaattttgacagccctagtgtgtgtgtgtgtgtgtgtgtgtgtgtgtgtgtgtgtgtgtgtgtgtgtgtgtgtgtgtgtgtgtgtgtgtgtgtgtgtgtgtgtgtgcgcgtacctTGGTATGGGTGTAGAAACTGGCACCCCCAACACTGGGAAATCATCATCCTCCCCAAATGGATTTTTACTCTTCATGGTTCTCACTGGGAATGAAAAGGAACCATAACCCACAGGAAGTGAGTTACACAAAAATACATCCACATTAAATTTAGGGCCATGGAGTGTGTGCCCATTGATGGTGAGCGGGACTACATTATCTAACCTGGAGGTTCTGGGTTATTTTTGATCGCCCCGGCTCTGTGTCTGAGCTCATCTGCATCCATTCGCTCAGTCCGGTCTTTCCTCTCTGTCCGGTCAATTCGCTCAGTCCTATCCATTCTCTCTGGCCTATCCATTCTCTCAGTCCTATCCATTCTCTCTGGCCTATCCATTCTCTCTGGCCTATCCATTCTCTCAGTCCTATCCATTCTCTCTGGCCTATCCATTCTCTCAGTCCTGTCCATTCGGTCAGTCCTGTCCATTCTTTCCTTCCGCTCTGGCCTATCTATCCGGTCAGTCCTGTCCATTCTCTCTGGCCTATCTGTCCGGTCAGTCCTGTCCATTCTCTCTGGCCTATccattctctccttcctctcagtCCTGTCCATTCTCTCCGGCCTCTCCATTCTCTCCggcctctccatcctctccgtTCGATCCATCCTGTCCATCCTCTCATCGTTGCGTTGTCTCTGCGGGGGGCCGCGGTCTTGGGCAGGAGGGCCCCTATCCTCTGGCCGCCGCACCGCCATGGAGGCCCTCATTGCGGCTGCAAtgtcccgctcctcctcctccctgaaggACAACAAAGCCCTTGATAGTTCTGTAGTAATGAATGCATTTGCTGGCTGCAAATATATGTGTTGTAAATGATAAAATCATAAACCATCAATATTGAAGACCGTTCATTAAAAGTAAACTAATGTTACTCATCAAAGACCAACCCTTACTTGCTTTACATGATCCGGATGACAGCGCATCGTCATGGGGAAAATACACACGTAGTCGCACAAAAACTACCACCTGAAGCCCCCCACGTACCGGTTGTATCTCCAACTCTTCTGCTGCCCGCCATAAGGccgccctcctccaccgcctcctcctcctcctcgtcctcctccacgaCTTTGCCGTGCCTCTTCATAGTCCTCCCCTGTcaacatacctacacacacacacacacacattaaatacaGCAATGTGGCCACATAAAGATAAATGCAGTACATATAGAACATTGACCTGCACACGTCACCGTAGGTCAACCGACCAAAGTGCCGTAGCTGTACGTTTCCCATAGAAGTGCATCAGAACGTCAACACCTTCCGAGGAGTGGGACTTTAATCGGATCATTCAAGGTAAATCAGGGGTACCGGTTTGCATTCCCAAGTCAAACGTCAAACATGCGCACAGTAAATGTATTTTCTCTTCCTCAATCGCCACCTATTCCAAATCCGCCTCCACCTGACAAGATAAGCGGATCACCGTCCAAAAAAACCAACCCCCAAACAACCCGCTCCCGCCCCGTGCTCACCGTCGTTCCTCCGCTGCATCCTCGGGGCGTAGGTGAACTGCAGGTCGATCTGCCGGTTCTGCCTGGCTTCGGCGCGGTTCTTGCTGTGCGCTGAGGCCTTGTGTGCCTTGTAGTCGATCTCTGAGCGGAAGGCGTGCGTGAACTGCTCCGTGGCACAGCGGCCCTCCTCGCACAGGTAGTGGCTCTCGCGGAAGTGCTCGCTCAGGTACTGGTAGTCGCTGGGGACGGGAAAGAGGGGACCACGCTCAGATTTTTCGGAAAGGCGACGCGGGATGGGATTTATAGATTAGATATCGTAGCAAAATGACATgcatgtttttatgttctttatGTGAACATACCGTTTTGACCCGAATTTAAGACAAGGTTTGTGTTCGGGTCTAGACTTTGAAATGTCACTAATCATTCACAATTTCCTGGTGATAAATACCTTAGGGATTGTCTTATAATCGGAGTTGTCTTACATTCGGGTCAATGCAGCAATTCATATATTTTTGGCTTGCAGTGGATATTGATATCCTTTTGTTCAAATCACAGAGCAGAAAATGATTGAAAGGAAAGTTGCCCGTTGCCTGTTCCTTTTATGTTAAGAGGGAGGACCCATCTCATTTCTAACCAATCAGCAACGGCTAAGCAAGGCATGGGCCACTGTATCCCAATAAAACTCAATGCACAAAACGAAACATCAATCAAGATGGTTGATGGACACACGTCTACCGGTCCACATAGTCCCACGCTCTCACCTGTAGTACCGGGCCACACAGTCACCCACTCTCACCAGTAGTACCGGGCCACACAGTCACCCACTCTCACCAGTAGTACCGGGCCACACAGTCACCCACTCTCACCAGTAGTACTCCTGTGCGCCGTCCGCGTCGCAGAAGTGGCAGAAGTAGTGGTCGCGCCGCAGGTGCTTGAGCAACTCGTCGTTGTCGAGGTAGCGGTCGTCGCAGAACTTGCAGAGCGGGTGGCCGCGGTGGCTGGTGTCATCAGGGTCGCCGTGCGCACGGTGCCTCGCCAGCTCCTTGCGGTTGTACCACTTCCGCTCATGGGAGAAgatctgggagggggggggggggtgcgtgtcAGTGAATGAGCAAGCGACCGTGGTTTGGATTTTTAGAATAGTAGGGTAGGGTTCTGTTACCACattaccatattaagcgctatataaatttcatttattattattattattattagggtttgggtttggaTATACAGTACATTGACCAACCATATATTAGGTAAATACTAAATCATAAACACATctacataaatacataatattttttttacaaagcgGTGTACATATATCTTGATACGTCACAATAAATACTATAAACCTGCTCTGTTTTCAGATCTTCTCTTTGTTCTATTTGCATTGCTTTGTTTGCACTATAATAATCTCTGCTGCTGTAAATATCCTGGGATAAACTAAGTCCTCACAGTTGGCCAATACTTCTTTCCACGCCAATAAGTCTTCCTTTCAGCCATCAGACACAAGCAGCCAATGATTTGCATATAAACGGAGAGGCACTAAGCCGCGCTGTGAGGTTCTTAAAACTAAAAAGGTTCAACTTTATAAATCCCAAATTAGATATTTGGTTGTCAAACAGAACTGAATCGGAAACAGAaatgtacaaaaaaataaaaaacataacataacgAGAACTCGGAACATGGTTAACTATGAAGGGTAAACTAATGAATGTCAATAAATGACAGAATTTACATTGAATCAGAAGTGTAGGAGGAGGGCCAGCGGTTGGACGCTGTGAAAGAGGCCTTGTGTGTAAAAGAACCTTGAGGTGTTTGGTGCAGAGCTTGCAGCAGAAGAGCTCATGCTGTTTCCTGAtgtgctgctccagctcctccaacCGCGGGAAGACCTTTGGCTCCGGGCAGTGGGGGCACTCTGGCAGGAGAAGCCTCCTGGaatatcacacagacacagacacagacacagacacacacacacacacacacacacacacacacacacacacacacacacacacacacacacacacacacacacacacacacacacacacacacactcagggtcGACTCAAGGAGATAAAGTTCATCCAGCGCTGCCGGGGGTTAAGGGTCAACTCTAAACATTGGACAACTGTACTGAAACACTAAAATTCTCAGAACATTGGCACCCCTTCAATATATGTGCTGTCTTAACGCCAAATAATGTATGCAAGAAGACACTGTAGCATTTGGTATGTCCCCTTGGAACTACATGATAAAATACATGTTTTGAAACATGGGACATACAAACCTATGATCGTGGTTTGTATATCCTGAAGTCCTTTGTATCCTTCTAAAGACTTAGGATGTAAGATGTCAGCCAAAGAAAGATATATCCTCTACCTGTTAGCCCATAAATCAAGTGCTGTTTTGGAGGAGGTCAGTGAGATTCAGATCCACTCGACATGGCTTGAGTCTGACTCGGTTACGGCAGAGCTTCAATGTAAAGCGGGACACACCAGACCAGCCAAGGAGTGCTGTGCCGGTCAGCGTCGCATAGTAGATAGACAACACTTCGGAAGATCTGAGTCTcggtttttgtctgtgtttaatATAATGGGTCCCAAATAGAGGATGCTGCGATGCGTGCCAAGTCTGGTACGTTCATCCTCAAAGCATTCTACCGGGTGTTATAaacacaaaaatagatacagCATCGCAGACCACATGAAAAATAAGTTTGTTGTGCTAAAAAATATCTTTATCTTCAACCAAATGCTGCCACAACATCAATGATTATTTGACATGGTGTAAAATAATTTGTAGCTGAATAAATGTTCAGAAAGTAGACTAGCAATCATCCTTAAGTTGGGCAAATTCAAAGTTGTGAAAAGTAGGGTGTTTTGACCTCCTGCCCTACAAGTCTATTAAATGTGTTAACAATCTCATCTTATAGTTGACTTACGATGCAAATTAGCCTGACTCATCAGTATCTTGGCGAATCTACTGTGGCTGAAatcagtgagaaagagagaacttTGAGCTGTAGATAAAACACACCTGAATTGGGTGTGGATCTGGGCATCGCCGAAGTAGATATCATGGCTCTGCTCACAGTGAAACTGTTGGAAGGGCAGGGTGGAGAAGGCTGCCAGTCGATTCACAAACACCAcctaaaacagaaaaaacaattcAAGGCGCAGTCAAAGAATCAATAGATGAAAGATGCAGTGGTGCATTTAGAAAGGTGTAGCTGGGGCCTTCACTTATGACTGGAAGCTGTATTTCAGGATTTTGGATGGCTTTGTCCCAGTGTCGAGATTGGAATTTCAGTACCTAATGAATATACAGTAATAGGAAATCGGTACTTGTAAAGACATCAGGGATTAACTTAAACTGGTTCCCAGTAAAACTGACAGCCACCAAGTATAATGTGACATCGGACGGTTGTTTGGATCCTACTGTACACGTTATAAGAATAGAACGCATAGCGTAATTGGACGGGTATTAGCTTATTATAATAGCATGTGCACTATGGTAGTTAAATCGTCGACGTTGATTTACTTAACAGCATATTTTGCTGTGATAAGTGGGCGAAAGTCATGCTGTTGACCATTTGCGTAACTATTTAGCAAAGTATTGTCAGTATTGGCTAGAATGCTGGGGACTTATAAGGATAACCTCTGAATGGGATCAAAAGACCAAAAAACGTACATGTTAAGCAATATTATTGACACACAAAACCCCATAATTACAGCTCTTCCCACGTCTGACATCGTGATGCTTCTGCATGGGTGCTAGCATATGGCATTAGCCTGGTGAGCTAGTGGCTATATAACGAAAGTCTCTGTATAACCATAAAACCGCTAACATTGTCTTGATAGGCAATTGTCACTGTAGGCGTCATTTATCAAAACTGTTTGTCATTGCAAGCAAAACGTGTAAGCTACTTGATAAAATAGACAGCCGAAAAGGGTGGAGCGGCCTGACAGACACATCCCTCCCCGGTATAAAGTATCAGCGTGCCCCGAACCTTGTCGAGCTCTTCCCGGCAGACGGCGCAGTACTTCTGATCGCACAACACCCGCATCTTGGTAGAGCAGCGGTAGCAGACCGGGTGGTCGCATTTTCCCAAAGCAAATATATCGACATCTTGGCAGCAAAGTACGCAAGTCTTCTCAGTATCCTTTGTATTAGATGAATCCATGACAGTGTAAAGGCCAAAAAGGTACAGTGTTTTTTGATCAGATAGGTGAACGTTGTGGTGCTTACGTAATATGAAAGTCAAGAGAGTTTGTGCCACCTCACGACCGTCAATGTCGAGCAACGCGATCTCTATGTCATAAGGATAAACCGCTGTTTGACAACAGCAGCTGAGGGCGGGTTGTAAATCTGCTTATGCCTATCGCGGATGTGCCCGTTTGTGCAAAAGGTCTTGACATGACCACGTGCTTGTCACTTTTGATATATCTTTACCGGTATGTAAAGAAATATTTTAAAGAAATTTGTTAAACGGTATTATAGTAATGGAAAAATATCTTTATCTTTTTAGCTGCAAACAAAGTACAAATTTaacgaaaaaataaatgtattttcaaatCAAGCAGCTAACTAACATGATGTCCTCTCCCAGCAACTGCAACCTTAACCAAGAACAACCTACTATTAATGTTCAAACCTTTAAGTTAATGCCTTAGCTATGTTGAATGAACAACAGCATTAAAATAATCAAACCGTACAATATTTAATAATAGAAAACCCATCCTCACTCAGAAATGACAAGTCTCTTACTAGAACCTtatgaatataaaataattatagCTGGTATGACAAATGGGcctttttttcatgttttaaaATGAGCATATTGCCgaaaaatattttaaacatcACAAATTAAGGTACACCAACATATGCTAGTATAGATGCCCCCATTTCATAGTAAAAGAGTCTTGCTCTGGTTATCATTCAGTGTGGCATAGCAAACATCCATGGCCCACATATTGAGGCCTTTAGACACAGATTTCACAAAGATTTAGCATTAAAATTACAAACATCCATCTCTTTCAGTATCTTACACCGACATAATATGGATAATATATGTATTTACGATACAAGTCTCGCAGGGGATATGCAACAACGAAatcccaaaaaaacacaaattatgTCATGGACAGTAGAGGAGAGTGTTTCAAGATGATCCAAGATGGCTATCGCCTTCCGTGGGTGGCCTTGTGTAGTCCCATAACTTTGAAGGTGTTGCTGGCTATCTTCTCATAAAGGAGGAACATGAGGGCGGCAGTCAGCACCGTCTGCAACAGTTTGGCCTCCAACCCTTTGAACAGACCAAGCGCGCCATACTTCCTGCGAAGAAAGAGTGCATGAAAATCATGAGTTGTCTTACTTTAGATATTAATATTCAAGTGTAGTAGCATTTACTAGCATTTAGTGGGGAGGTTGCAAACAAATGAATAATACTTCATAGTTCACCTGCTTTTTAATGTTGTAGAGTTTATGGGTAACGGGTTCAAACAGCGATGTTAACCCATTGGGAGATTCAGAAACGTTTAATTCAGGGAAACAGTTAAATTGCATTTTGGTTGGGCTATCAGTTAATGGGGGGTACTTTGTAATTCACCTTTTGTGTAAAAGATTAACAAACAATGGCGCTATAAAGGAGTGCCATTGCCAGACCGTATCCTGGGCAGGTAGACTGCTAGACACATGGACTAATTTAAATGATCAAGTCTTTAGTTGACCGGGTCTCTATAATTCAGAGCGTGATAATCGAATATCTTTCCAACAAAACCTTTTTCTTTTCAGTAAAAGCTAATTCTGTCGGAAACATTAATGTGTTAAGTAACGTCATTACAACAACGTTCAGAGAACATGCTCATAAAGTAATTCTTTGTATTATTGTTTTGACCCAGGCTACCAGTGCTGGACTGCCCCATGATTGAATTCCCCACATAAGATTATCTACAGCTGTTTGGGTAGTCGACTCATCAAATCTAAGTTTTTTTCTAAGTTAACGGTATGTTATAAGTGGCAACGCCATTCAAGTTTAATGACATAACGTCACGTAAACAaacttaaaggcacccagtgcaactctCGAGGCAAAAATGAACATTcaatttcgagtcttttttacacgtagtataTTTCAATAACTCcctaccattac includes these proteins:
- the znf598 gene encoding E3 ubiquitin-protein ligase ZNF598; this encodes MDSSNTKDTEKTCVLCCQDVDIFALGKCDHPVCYRCSTKMRVLCDQKYCAVCREELDKVVFVNRLAAFSTLPFQQFHCEQSHDIYFGDAQIHTQFRRLLLPECPHCPEPKVFPRLEELEQHIRKQHELFCCKLCTKHLKIFSHERKWYNRKELARHRAHGDPDDTSHRGHPLCKFCDDRYLDNDELLKHLRRDHYFCHFCDADGAQEYYCDYQYLSEHFRESHYLCEEGRCATEQFTHAFRSEIDYKAHKASAHSKNRAEARQNRQIDLQFTYAPRMQRRNDGMLTGEDYEEARQSRGGGRGGGGGGGGGRPYGGQQKSWRYNREEEERDIAAAMRASMAVRRPEDRGPPAQDRGPPQRQRNDERMDRMDRTERMERPERMERPERMDRTERKERMDRPERMDRTDRTDRPERMDRTDRIDRPERKERMDRTDRMDRTERMDRPERMDRTERMDRPERMDRPERMDRTERMDRPERMDRTERIDRTERKDRTERMDADELRHRAGAIKNNPEPPVRTMKSKNPFGEDDDFPVLGVPVSTPIPSSKPAPVTAPRGPLKEDDFPTLSGAPPRGTLKQDDFPRLSAGPPRGPLKEDDFPSLSAATSAVTSPMTPAYTAPPRNSSSFQEDDFPALVSKLRLQKPSGGSASAWSSHGKPVPPTRANHGPPPPEAFPAPAPPAGLQPLSSSSSSSASVAMSSRRKKRGGETARPAAAPQRSSSDEEDGGLTQREFRTVPTMLDISSLLTVKSGGGVSGGGGVGTSISAGVGGRPQAPPATDSSDAIPGLAAPKAGKKKKTQQQQPQPQPQQKNTNLPATPSKTATSATKTKAKATVAQKENVPEKSKNKAAPAPAATVTAARTGTPSQLTNGYAETAFTPATKKASASPAVTPHPFPEPPPADEEDFPALVTRKPPPGFKSSFPLKATAPLAAAPPSSVVPPLPPPGLAGGPSKSPPPGFTGIPLNSNVVEPAPPPPHRPAQLLDSYMVPENFQQRNLELIQSIRNYLHNDESHFNQFKNFSGQFRQGVMSAAQYYRSCKELLGDNFQRIFNELLVLLPDTSRQQELLAAHGDSRALEKQSTGGGGGVGKKNKSKRNAWQAPPTANGDTAMLAELDCRVCPTCRQVLAPKDFNSHKTLHLGESEDFPSLQSISRIIS